CCCACCCCGCCCATGATCGCGAAGCCTGTGACGACCACGCGCGGCGCCGCCGGGTTCGGCTCCCCCACACTCTCGCCCTGCTGGCCGAAGCCGCCCATCAGGCCGATGCCCCTGACCTCGACGTTCAGCTCGGGGGGTACGACGACATGGACTCCGCCCATGATCGCGATGCAGCGGATCACGGTGTCGCGGTCCTCGAAACGGGCCTCCCGCAGATCGAGTTCGCCGCCGCCCATCAAGGTGAAGGTGGTGAACTTCCGGGCCACCGTCCAGGTGCCCTTCCGGCCGAACCCGCCCCAGAAGGCGAACGCCCCCTTCGAGGTCGCGGGACCGCCGACGCGCTTCGCCCAGCCGCCCGGCCCGGTGGCCGCCACCGGCGCCGACGCGCCCGCCACCGGCAGGTCACCCACCGGAAGGTCGCTGACCAGCGGCTCCAACTCGCCGTGCGTACGGGCCTTGTAGGCCGCGTCCAGACGCTGCTCGAACTCCTCCATGTCG
The Streptomyces lunaelactis genome window above contains:
- a CDS encoding DUF1707 SHOCT-like domain-containing protein, producing MTSELPEMRASDTERERVAERLRDAVAEGRLDMEEFEQRLDAAYKARTHGELEPLVSDLPVGDLPVAGASAPVAATGPGGWAKRVGGPATSKGAFAFWGGFGRKGTWTVARKFTTFTLMGGGELDLREARFEDRDTVIRCIAIMGGVHVVVPPELNVEVRGIGLMGGFGQQGESVGEPNPAAPRVVVTGFAIMGGVGVERKRTRAEKQRLKAERAQQADRLTKGERKELG